The following nucleotide sequence is from Cercospora beticola chromosome 2, complete sequence.
CTTCCTTGCTCGCTTCGCCATTGATAGATGAATGAATGTGAGGGGAGGAAAGAGCGGGCGACAGCAATCACTGTTGAGAGCCGCTGACGGAGCGTGTTGTCGTAAATGTGAGCCACACAGTATTGTTGCCGATGTGGCgactgtggtggtggttgccTTCAAAGAAGCGGTGCTGGGGCAGGAGCCGCGAAGTCGCGCGAGAGGCAAGAGCACCCCAGCCCACGTATCTGGCATCTGGCAATGTCTTGCCTCATGCCTTCCTCCACTGCGCGCTGATGCTTTTCTCGAGCGCTTGCACTTCACTTCGACTGTCATGGGCTGAAGGCTGAAGCGTGAAAGCTCGTGCAAGAAGCATTCGCGCATTCATTATTCCAATGTATCGGTTTCGGTACGCGCCAAGTGCGGTGCTATGTTCTTCACATGCACAATCAGACCTGGTCTCCAACTTCAGCTTCGACTCCAGCAGCCTCTGCCATGGGCGTGTCACGGATTTTTCTCCATTGGATTTCCAATGAACGAACATTCCTTCCCTTGATTTTCACGCCGGCAACGTCCTTGTCGTCCATGCCTACGGCCTTGCTACCACACAGAGTCTGGTTCTCTTGTTCTGTCCATGGCTTCCCTAAGCCTGGCACTGGCAGAGGCGACTGGTCACAGCAAATGCTGCGGCCGCCATCCGAGTGACTTTGAGGATCTGCCACTGATGTTCCACGCCCTTGGCGGAACGATACTTGAGATGCAAGGAGGCGATAGCGTCAGAGCCCACTCCGCGTGCTCTGCAATCACAGACGATCTTATTCTCCGCCTGAATCCACGCCCTCCTCTGCCCCAGGCTTGGCTGCACAGCTTTGTTGGCTTGCGCTTTCCCCGTCACGTCCGCTGCCGCTTTCCAGCGCCATCGGAGAGTTTTTGATTCTCATTCCTTCCAGACCCATGGCGTTGCGATTCCTGTCTTCAGCACATAGTGAAACAATGGCGGAAACCTTCATGCCGTTTGCTTTGGCATTGCACAGGATCCAGCTCTCTTCGTTTGTCCGATCGAAGAACCTTGGCTCCTGCTTCCGTGGCACAGCTTGGGCATCTCCATGAGACAGGCGTGCTGCCGAGTTCACAACGTCTCGCAAAAGTTCCAGCCAGCGCTTTTTGCTGTAAATGGATCACGCAGCATGGATGCAGCTCAGTGTGATGAGACAGGCGACGCCGTGAGAGGTTTTGTAAGTTCTATACCCCATTTGGCTCTACACTTCTACTGCGTCCCCAGTTCGCGGGCTTCCTCTTGACGAAGGCTCCTACAGCGCCAAGATATCCTTCGTGCCTGAGAAAATATGCCTGTTTCGTGCCTTTACTCCAGAAATTAATGGCAAAGGACAACGTGTGGATGGTTTGCTGATGTCCTCTGATGAAAGAGCCGCCAAAGTATATTCGCTTCAAGTCGTGTCGTTCTGACTGCAAAAAGGCGATCTGGCCGATGTTGTTACTGTTGGGATGTTAGCCTGTCATTTACCGGCAATGCATGCAGCCAAACTTACCTAATGGCATATAGAAGACTTCTCGAGATATCTTCGGGCTTGAACATCCTGCCATCACCAACCAGGCCACTCCCGACGTTGTCATCTGAAACACCATTTGCTGTTTTCGAAAGCTTCGGTCTAGTCAGCTTCTCGTTGCTGCATCCATTCCCGTCCTCTGCCAGcctttctgcttctcgcttcctcttcagcACTTTGCCGAAACTGCTTGCAATCGTCTTTTCGCTGAGCCCGATTTTCTCGTAGCCCATCCCTTCACCATATATATCACCGACGAGCAGATCCACAGCTCCATTGTCGCCCTTGTCTGCCATGTCCAGCATGTCGTCAAAATTTCTCGCGCCTGTCAGAAGAGATAAGAGCCCCCACAGAGTACCACCGCCCAGTGATGTGCCGCCGATACGCTGATACTCTGACGGCCCAGAGACCTTAATCATGCTCACTCCACTTCCGATATTCACGAGCAGATAAGGGTATACGTCCGCCTTTGGGTCTTGGAACTGCATAGGTCCATCCTCGTTGTTATCATCAAATGTGAAAACCTCGTTTGGTATTTGCGTGATGAAGAAATCCAGTCCTTTGATCAGGCATTCCATCTCGTCTTCCCGCTCCACTTCCACGCCTAGCGTTGATCGAATCTTGTCATAGAATTTGAACGCTCCACCGCCTGTGGCCATGATGCTTAACTTGGTGGACTGATCCAGTCCATTGGCTCGCTGATGCTTCACTTGTAGAGTGCGTAGATAATCGATACAGTCGTCGATCTTCTCCGTTTCGAAAGAGAGAAAGGACAGTCGGCCACCAGAAGTGGACTCATGCTCATTCTCGCGCGTGAAGTAGACAACTTTGGCCAAGCTACCACCAATGTCTGCTGCCACGTGCGAAACAACTGCTGTGTGGTTCGGAAGCCGTATGTCACGCTTGTGATGCTGATAAGAATGTTCGCCGTCGATCTCGGAGTGGTCTGCCTGGCTGCTTGTGGGAGACCTCTCGGGTGAAgagtcctcttcttcgtgatCTATGATCGAAGCTCCGGTAACGTTGATCTTGATACTGCCCGGCTGAGCAATGGCTTGTTGCATATCAGCAGAGCTTGACAAACGGCGGCGCTTGGACAGCGCGGGTCTCGCGATTTCGGCCGCCATCTTGACAGCTTGCTACTGCCTTGTGAAAGTGAGCAGTCTCTTCAGGGTAGTTCGTGTATAGCCAAGACAAGTGGTCCAGGATTTCCAGAATCGGCAAAACAGCTGAGTCGCGTGGGTTCCACGAGTTTCCGCTGGACCATCTGCATGCAAGAACAATGCTAAGCACAGATTCAAAGGGTGGCACCAGAAGTTTTCGAA
It contains:
- a CDS encoding uncharacterized protein (BUSCO:EOG09262IP2), with amino-acid sequence MAAEIARPALSKRRRLSSSADMQQAIAQPGSIKINVTGASIIDHEEEDSSPERSPTSSQADHSEIDGEHSYQHHKRDIRLPNHTAVVSHVAADIGGSLAKVVYFTRENEHESTSGGRLSFLSFETEKIDDCIDYLRTLQVKHQRANGLDQSTKLSIMATGGGAFKFYDKIRSTLGVEVEREDEMECLIKGLDFFITQIPNEVFTFDDNNEDGPMQFQDPKADVYPYLLVNIGSGVSMIKVSGPSEYQRIGGTSLGGGTLWGLLSLLTGARNFDDMLDMADKGDNGAVDLLVGDIYGEGMGYEKIGLSEKTIASSFGKVLKRKREAERLAEDGNGCSNEKLTRPKLSKTANGVSDDNVGSGLVGDGRMFKPEDISRSLLYAISNNIGQIAFLQSERHDLKRIYFGGSFIRGHQQTIHTLSFAINFWSKGTKQAYFLRHEGYLGAVGAFVKRKPANWGRSRSVEPNGV